Genomic segment of Candidatus Eisenbacteria bacterium:
CGAAACCAGGTCTCCTGGCGCTTCGCGAGCTGGCGCGTCCTGAGCGCGATCGCGGCACGCGCTTCCTCGAGCGTCATCGCCCCCTTTATATGTGCGAGGAGCTCCCGGTATCCGAGCGTCCGCGGACCCGGCGTGCTCTCGGGCAAAGCGGATTCCAGGAGCCGCTTCGCCTCCTCGAGGAATCCGCGCTCGAGCTGCCGGTCGAGGCGGGCCGCGATCCGATCGCGCAGCGCGGGCCGCGGCCAGCGGAGCCCGAAGAGGAGCGCGGGAAGCGGCGCGCGCGCCTTCTCCCGCCGCAGCGCGCTGATCGGTCGGCCCGTCAGCTCGTAGACTTCGAGCGCACGCACGACGCGCACCGGATCTCCGGGAAGGATTCCCGCCAGCGCATCGGGATCGACCCGCCGCAAATCCTCGCGGAGCGAGTCGAGCCCCTCCTCGCGGATCCGCCGCGTGAGGCGCTCGCGGATCGCGTCGTCGCGCGCCGGCCCTTCGAACAGCCCCTCGAGCAGGGCGCGGATGTAGAGCCCGGAACCCCCC
This window contains:
- the miaA gene encoding tRNA (adenosine(37)-N6)-dimethylallyltransferase MiaA, encoding MSASRWRSWTVASGAGSETPSPRRIVLVGATASGKSDVAMRLAERLGGEIVGADSRQIYRGLEIGTEAPTPEDRSRVAHHFVAFLDPAETYSAGRYGREARAAIRDIESRGKLPIVAGGSGLYIRALLEGLFEGPARDDAIRERLTRRIREEGLDSLREDLRRVDPDALAGILPGDPVRVVRALEVYELTGRPISALRREKARAPLPALLFGLRWPRPALRDRIAARLDRQLERGFLEEAKRLLESALPESTPGPRTLGYRELLAHIKGAMTLEEARAAIALRTRQLAKRQETWFRNTRGVRWIELNASGDLGRATREIEDRLDPAVDRP